The Carnobacterium divergens genome includes a window with the following:
- a CDS encoding glucosyltransferase domain-containing protein, which translates to MTTQSVTEHKIVHQTQTFKNWLIENNWKLISIIFIYQMAILSIGIVNFPYIDDVSRQIHGDTSFAWSYSRWGSELASWAVQGSRHLTDMGLTTHILTGLILATSSILAVYILNNKKMDWVPLISSSLIGLNPWFLECISFRFDSPYMALSILFSIFPFLWWKGNKKYFFFLSVIGVFLMCNTYQASSGVYIVMALALFYRDTLTNVPFGQLFKKLFLAGVAFVIAMGAYAIEMKFNPALAERGGIFSTSNIIDLPVTFVKNIYIYGSTIYHQSASIWILFYLIFIILFTVSSIVRSETSILKSFTFALLYLGIAFIFSYGVFLIFTEPLATARPRYMHGFGAFLGISLILMTAKSKNKPINFITKLMALLFMYYMLSFPFTYASMLSYQKDSFERQSTILTTDLKNIVNDDRKNVLVNALFKDSPVVLNSQSNYPILGSLVPSNSAPYWPNFVLFNTYSNLNVNIEPFDFSDFKKTDKKLEITNAYYDIYTKGNKIFVFMK; encoded by the coding sequence ATGACTACACAATCTGTTACTGAGCACAAAATAGTTCATCAAACACAAACATTTAAAAATTGGCTTATTGAGAATAATTGGAAACTTATTTCTATTATATTTATTTATCAAATGGCTATTCTTTCTATTGGAATTGTAAATTTCCCATATATTGACGATGTGTCTCGACAAATACATGGAGATACTAGCTTTGCTTGGTCGTATTCTCGATGGGGGAGTGAACTAGCATCGTGGGCCGTTCAAGGTAGTCGACATCTCACAGATATGGGTCTAACAACCCACATTTTAACTGGGTTAATTCTAGCTACTTCTAGTATCCTTGCGGTATATATATTAAATAACAAAAAAATGGATTGGGTTCCTTTAATTTCTTCATCTTTGATTGGTCTTAATCCATGGTTCTTAGAATGCATTAGTTTTCGCTTTGATAGTCCTTACATGGCACTAAGTATTCTTTTTTCTATTTTTCCTTTTCTGTGGTGGAAAGGAAATAAGAAATATTTCTTTTTCTTATCAGTAATAGGAGTATTTTTGATGTGTAATACTTATCAAGCTTCTTCTGGTGTCTACATTGTTATGGCATTAGCGTTATTTTATAGAGATACTTTAACGAATGTTCCTTTCGGTCAATTATTCAAAAAACTTTTTCTTGCAGGTGTTGCATTTGTAATTGCAATGGGTGCTTACGCTATTGAAATGAAATTCAACCCCGCCTTAGCAGAACGAGGTGGTATATTTTCCACTTCAAATATAATTGATCTACCTGTAACTTTTGTTAAAAATATCTATATTTATGGCTCTACTATTTATCATCAAAGTGCCAGTATTTGGATATTGTTTTATTTGATTTTTATTATTCTATTTACAGTATCAAGTATTGTACGTTCTGAAACTTCCATTTTGAAAAGCTTTACGTTTGCATTACTTTATCTCGGAATTGCCTTTATTTTTAGCTACGGTGTTTTCCTTATATTTACAGAACCTCTAGCAACTGCAAGACCTCGCTACATGCATGGATTTGGCGCTTTTCTTGGTATATCACTAATATTGATGACAGCTAAATCGAAAAATAAACCAATTAATTTTATTACAAAACTTATGGCCCTTTTGTTTATGTACTATATGCTTTCATTCCCGTTCACTTATGCATCAATGTTAAGCTACCAAAAAGATTCCTTTGAAAGACAAAGTACTATTTTAACAACAGACTTAAAAAATATTGTGAACGATGATCGGAAGAACGTATTAGTAAATGCATTATTTAAAGATTCTCCAGTTGTTCTTAATAGTCAAAGTAATTATCCGATTTTAGGTAGTTTAGTTCCTAGTAATTCAGCACCTTATTGGCCAAATTTTGTTTTATTTAATACCTATTCAAATTTAAATGTAAATATTGAGCCCTTTGATTTTTCTGATTTTAAAAAAACAGATAAAAAATTAGAAATAACAAATGCCTACTATGATATTTATACAAAAGGAAATAAAATATTTGTCTTTATGAAATAA
- a CDS encoding glycoside hydrolase family 125 protein: MVYQEIPTSVKNFMNTITEKCQEHPRWAENFNACFANTLLTTVKRQEDGMTFVLTGDIPAMWLRDSTAQVRPYLAIAKEDSDIGDMIEGLVEKQFHYIQLDPYANAFNETANHAGHQTDHTKMNPWIWERKYEIDSLCYPLQLSYLLWKATGRTTQFNQTFKAAVNEVLTVWEIEQDHNRSAYQFERDTTREEDTLVNRGRGTEVAPTGMTWSGFRPSDDRCIYHYLVPSNMFAVVVLDYLKEIFETILKEEELIPRITALREAIQEGIEKYGKTTNKAGETVFAYEVDGLGNASLMDDSNVPNLLAAPYLGYCSPEDEVYLTTRKTLLSSENPFFYEGEFAKGIGSSHTPENYIWPIAMAMEGLTTSDKSEKERILNTLVATDGGTNLMHEGFDVNDPNQYTREWFSWANMMFCELVMDYFDIQIEK; this comes from the coding sequence ATGGTTTATCAAGAAATCCCTACATCAGTTAAAAATTTTATGAATACGATTACAGAAAAGTGCCAAGAGCATCCACGTTGGGCAGAGAATTTTAACGCTTGTTTTGCAAATACATTGCTAACAACCGTTAAACGCCAAGAAGATGGAATGACCTTTGTTTTAACAGGAGATATTCCAGCGATGTGGTTACGTGATTCAACAGCGCAAGTTCGTCCTTATTTAGCCATCGCAAAAGAAGATTCAGATATTGGAGATATGATTGAAGGGTTAGTAGAAAAACAATTTCACTATATTCAGTTAGACCCTTACGCAAACGCTTTCAACGAAACAGCCAATCACGCCGGTCATCAAACGGATCATACGAAGATGAATCCATGGATTTGGGAACGCAAATATGAAATTGATTCCTTATGCTACCCACTTCAACTAAGCTACTTATTATGGAAAGCAACTGGCCGAACCACTCAATTCAATCAAACGTTTAAAGCAGCAGTGAATGAAGTTTTAACAGTCTGGGAAATTGAACAAGATCATAATCGATCTGCGTATCAATTTGAACGCGACACTACAAGAGAAGAAGACACGTTAGTAAATAGAGGTCGAGGAACAGAAGTTGCGCCAACAGGTATGACGTGGTCTGGTTTTAGACCAAGTGATGATCGCTGTATTTATCATTACCTAGTTCCGTCTAATATGTTTGCTGTGGTTGTTTTGGACTATTTAAAAGAAATTTTTGAGACGATTTTAAAAGAAGAAGAACTGATTCCTCGAATCACAGCTTTACGAGAAGCCATTCAAGAAGGTATTGAAAAATATGGGAAAACAACGAATAAAGCAGGTGAAACAGTTTTTGCATATGAAGTAGATGGTCTAGGAAATGCTAGCTTAATGGATGATTCCAATGTGCCTAATTTATTAGCCGCTCCTTATTTGGGCTATTGTTCGCCAGAAGATGAAGTCTATTTAACAACCAGAAAAACCCTGTTGAGCAGTGAGAATCCTTTCTTTTATGAAGGTGAATTTGCGAAAGGAATCGGAAGCTCCCACACACCAGAAAACTACATTTGGCCAATTGCGATGGCAATGGAAGGGTTGACGACTTCTGATAAGTCAGAAAAAGAACGAATTTTAAATACGCTAGTTGCAACAGACGGCGGGACGAATTTAATGCATGAAGGCTTTGATGTTAATGACCCAAATCAGTACACTAGAGAGTGGTTTTCATGGGCAAACATGATGTTTTGCGAGTTAGTAATGGATTACTTTGATATTCAAATCGAGAAGTAG
- a CDS encoding alpha-mannosidase, translated as MKKVSIIAHSHWDREWYLPYEQHHMRLVELMDDLLELFETDPDFDSFHLDGQTIILDDYLQVRPEKKALVQKYITEGKLKIGPFYILQDDFLTSSESNTRNMLIGMDESKKWGVPVQLGYFPDTFGNMGQTPQMMKQAGLDVAAFGRGVKPTGFDNVVINDEKYASQYSEMWWEGPDGSKILGLLFANWYSNGNEIPVEKEAAKAFWAKKLADAETYASTDHLLMMNGCDHQPVQKDLSKAIAVANELYPEIEFVHTDFDTYLTGLKEALPADLSTVTGELTSQETDGWYTLANTASARIYLKQWNTRVSRQLENIAEPLATMAYEVTKEYPHDSLRYAWKTLMQNHPHDSICGCSVDEVHREMMPRFEKANEVGKFVADEAARQLIAAIDTASLPENGIPFVVFNTNGSEKTGLATIRLEIKRLPFASGLPETLYQTLKAEDFPTFSVKNSKGEVVLAEIKDDGVEFGYDLPKDRFRQPFMARYARVEIPMEAMTGLSWETFMLVETEKNLQEASDELINELEGTMENEYLKVTIASNGILTVLDKETNHTYHDLLNFEDVGDLGNEYIFKQPANDQPIYSKNSQATVKTLNNTASYGEIEVTQQLDIPISMDERLEEEQKAVVEFRYRKAERSKKLAPFTLTTKILLEKGSRQLKFTTHFDNQMKDHRLRVLFPTGIETTVHYADSIYEVVERPNTTDSAWENPTNAQHQHAFVNVKDQRQGVTVANFGLNEYEILPEDTTIALTLLRSVGELGDWGYFPTPEAQCLGEQVVEYALSFHGSANAVQTYHEAMTFQVPFSTYQTDRHQGSLPLTHCFADLEGEKVALTAFKRNEATSEIVTRVYNLTNEQTTFNLTIPNQIPHVCNLIEEISDAKPTKVVAPYEIISYRWQKGN; from the coding sequence ATGAAAAAAGTATCAATTATTGCCCATAGTCACTGGGATCGAGAATGGTATTTACCCTACGAACAGCACCATATGCGATTAGTAGAATTAATGGATGATTTGCTTGAGTTATTTGAAACGGATCCTGATTTTGACAGTTTCCATTTAGATGGACAAACGATTATTTTAGACGACTATTTACAAGTCCGACCAGAAAAAAAAGCATTAGTCCAAAAATACATTACAGAAGGAAAATTAAAAATTGGTCCCTTCTACATTTTGCAAGACGATTTCTTAACGAGCAGTGAATCCAACACCCGCAATATGCTGATTGGTATGGATGAAAGTAAAAAATGGGGAGTACCCGTTCAACTTGGTTATTTTCCAGATACTTTTGGAAATATGGGGCAAACTCCGCAGATGATGAAGCAAGCTGGGCTAGATGTTGCGGCATTTGGTCGAGGAGTGAAGCCAACAGGTTTTGATAATGTAGTGATTAATGATGAAAAATATGCTTCTCAATACTCAGAAATGTGGTGGGAAGGTCCAGATGGTTCTAAGATTTTAGGTCTATTGTTTGCCAATTGGTACAGCAATGGAAATGAAATTCCAGTTGAAAAAGAAGCCGCAAAAGCCTTTTGGGCGAAAAAATTAGCAGATGCAGAAACCTATGCATCGACGGATCACCTATTAATGATGAATGGTTGCGATCATCAACCCGTTCAAAAAGATTTATCAAAAGCCATCGCAGTAGCCAATGAATTGTATCCAGAGATTGAATTTGTGCATACTGATTTTGATACGTATTTAACGGGACTCAAAGAAGCCTTACCTGCTGATTTAAGTACCGTCACTGGAGAATTGACTTCACAAGAGACTGACGGCTGGTATACGTTGGCGAACACTGCTTCTGCACGGATCTATTTAAAACAATGGAATACTCGTGTTTCAAGACAATTAGAAAATATTGCAGAGCCTTTAGCAACAATGGCTTATGAAGTGACAAAAGAGTATCCACACGATTCATTGCGTTACGCATGGAAAACATTGATGCAAAACCATCCACACGATAGTATCTGTGGTTGTAGTGTGGATGAGGTTCATCGGGAAATGATGCCACGTTTTGAAAAAGCCAATGAAGTTGGAAAATTTGTTGCCGATGAAGCAGCACGCCAATTAATAGCTGCTATTGATACAGCGAGTTTACCGGAAAATGGAATTCCATTTGTTGTATTTAACACGAATGGTTCAGAAAAAACAGGTCTAGCAACGATTCGTTTGGAAATTAAACGCTTGCCATTTGCTAGTGGTTTGCCAGAAACCCTCTATCAAACGTTAAAAGCAGAAGATTTCCCTACGTTTAGTGTAAAAAACAGCAAAGGAGAAGTTGTTTTAGCTGAAATTAAAGATGATGGAGTTGAGTTCGGATACGATTTACCAAAAGATCGCTTTAGACAGCCCTTTATGGCACGATATGCACGAGTTGAAATTCCAATGGAAGCCATGACAGGTTTGAGCTGGGAAACATTTATGTTAGTAGAAACAGAAAAAAATCTGCAAGAAGCGTCAGACGAACTTATTAACGAGCTCGAAGGCACAATGGAAAATGAGTACCTTAAAGTTACGATTGCTTCTAATGGCATCTTGACGGTTCTTGATAAGGAAACGAATCACACCTATCACGACTTATTGAATTTTGAAGATGTCGGAGATTTAGGAAATGAATACATTTTTAAACAACCTGCTAATGATCAACCGATTTATTCTAAAAATAGTCAAGCGACAGTCAAGACTCTTAATAATACAGCCAGCTATGGAGAAATTGAAGTTACCCAACAATTGGACATTCCAATTTCAATGGATGAGCGCTTAGAAGAAGAACAAAAAGCGGTTGTTGAATTCCGTTATCGTAAAGCAGAACGCAGTAAAAAACTTGCTCCGTTTACTCTAACCACTAAAATTTTATTAGAAAAAGGTAGCAGACAACTAAAATTCACCACTCACTTTGATAACCAAATGAAAGATCATCGACTTCGTGTTCTTTTCCCAACAGGAATTGAGACAACGGTTCATTATGCTGATAGTATTTATGAAGTTGTTGAAAGACCTAATACCACCGATAGTGCGTGGGAAAATCCAACGAATGCACAACATCAGCATGCTTTTGTGAACGTAAAAGATCAGCGTCAAGGTGTAACCGTAGCTAATTTTGGTTTAAATGAGTACGAAATTTTACCTGAAGACACAACCATTGCTTTAACCCTATTACGTAGCGTCGGAGAGCTTGGAGATTGGGGATATTTTCCAACGCCAGAAGCGCAATGCCTAGGAGAACAGGTTGTCGAGTATGCCCTATCTTTCCACGGCTCAGCGAATGCCGTTCAGACATATCATGAAGCAATGACGTTCCAAGTTCCGTTTAGTACGTATCAAACGGATCGTCATCAAGGGTCATTGCCGCTAACCCATTGTTTTGCGGATTTAGAAGGCGAAAAAGTTGCCTTAACGGCCTTTAAACGAAATGAAGCTACTTCTGAAATCGTTACACGAGTGTATAATTTAACAAATGAGCAAACAACGTTTAACTTAACGATTCCTAATCAAATTCCTCATGTTTGTAATTTAATTGAA
- a CDS encoding GntR family transcriptional regulator has product MKKEPLYKVIYLDLKNAILNQHYSYGTQVPTEMELTETYQVSRITAKRALMELESDGLIERTAGKGSFVIYQSQSLPQTYELAFMLPFSQAAGLEYYVQGATDYLEKTPYQLTIHATEGSPTRQRELLQNLKEDKYDGLIIYPENPINSIDLLYRQHLNGFPIVMLDKKLEGTDIPSITSDNFNGGALAANYALKMGHTKIAYLSTIDLLENTSVRDRYLGYLKALHDAKIQDYSDGLTNKKFIKQLDAASLQEYLLEIKRTGFTCIIAENDIIAMRLLAEAKKLKLDIPNDLSLIGFDNIQMTDLVSPQLTTVEQNFYQIGFLAAESLVQQLTERDNTNQKFSKIVPVALVERESVQKQTL; this is encoded by the coding sequence ATGAAAAAAGAACCTCTTTACAAAGTCATTTATCTCGACTTAAAAAACGCTATTTTAAATCAACACTATTCCTATGGGACGCAGGTTCCTACTGAAATGGAGTTAACTGAAACTTATCAAGTAAGCAGGATTACAGCTAAACGTGCTTTAATGGAGCTTGAAAGCGATGGATTAATTGAACGAACTGCCGGAAAAGGAAGCTTTGTAATCTACCAAAGTCAATCCCTTCCTCAAACGTATGAACTTGCTTTTATGTTGCCTTTTTCTCAAGCCGCAGGTTTAGAATATTACGTACAAGGGGCAACAGATTACTTAGAAAAAACACCCTATCAATTAACCATCCACGCAACTGAAGGAAGCCCTACGCGGCAACGTGAATTGCTGCAGAATTTAAAAGAAGATAAATACGACGGACTGATTATTTATCCAGAAAACCCAATCAATTCCATCGACTTACTTTACCGTCAGCATCTAAATGGCTTCCCAATCGTCATGCTGGATAAAAAGCTAGAAGGGACGGATATTCCTTCCATAACTTCAGATAACTTTAATGGAGGTGCGCTAGCTGCTAACTACGCCCTCAAAATGGGCCACACAAAAATCGCCTATTTGTCCACGATCGATTTGCTAGAAAACACTTCCGTTCGTGATCGTTACTTAGGCTATTTAAAAGCTCTCCACGACGCTAAAATTCAAGACTATTCAGATGGGTTAACAAATAAAAAATTCATCAAACAATTGGATGCTGCTTCCTTACAAGAATACCTTTTAGAAATTAAACGGACTGGCTTCACTTGCATTATTGCTGAAAACGACATTATTGCCATGCGTTTATTAGCAGAAGCTAAAAAACTCAAACTAGATATTCCAAATGATCTTTCGTTGATTGGCTTTGATAACATCCAAATGACTGATTTAGTTTCCCCACAGCTCACAACTGTCGAACAAAATTTTTATCAAATTGGCTTTTTAGCAGCCGAGTCTTTGGTTCAACAATTAACTGAGCGCGACAATACTAATCAAAAATTTTCAAAAATTGTTCCTGTTGCGTTGGTGGAAAGAGAATCTGTTCAAAAACAGACTCTTTAG